In Dermacentor variabilis isolate Ectoservices chromosome 1, ASM5094787v1, whole genome shotgun sequence, the genomic stretch AAACTTACCGCGACGCTCTGGACAGGCAAATTCGCTTGTCTTTTTCCACCCTCTTTTTGGCTTTAACCATTCCTTTGCCACCGCGcttttgtcgtttcttttcttCATCACCGCCAGCTCCTGTTTGTGGAGCGTCACTGAGGTTTAATCGTCGCTCGAATTCCTCGGGAAGGTTCTTCTGAAGCCACTCTTTGCACTTTTGCGAGTCCGGGTAGTATTCGCAATACTCAAGCGGCATAGAGCACTCCCCGCAGTAGATCACTTCGATGGGGTACGAAACGCCGGGCAATGGTCCAGTTGGCAAAGCTTGCGTGCCTCCTTCAGACATTTCCCTGTAACCACAGTTCACGGCACTTTCCTAAAAACACATGAACGGCACAGGTTCCGCACGCAAATGATACCGGCTTTTTGCACCCGGCACGAAAATACCCTGGCCTACCGATACCAAACAACAACGCGCATATGCGTGATGCTCCGCGTGGCGCCGGAAGCGACGAACAACCACCTACAAGGCCAGTTCGCGTACTTGCCGCTAAAATAGAATAATTATGGAGGAAGGCAAAAGTTCGGAGAAAGCATTAGTCAAACACCGAGCCTTGGCAAACGAACGCCCCGTGAAGCCTATAGATTTGCTCAGTGGTGGCCcagcacgtgacctcttgcgtagAGTTCACGGAGCAAGAACCTACATTTGCTGATACGTTTGGTCCCAAGTAGctgtgccagtagtttttattcgatgcgcgcttgttcagctgccctgtcgtggctctgcctgcagcatggaggaaggaaaaacacTACTGTGTTTTCCTTCCTGTATGGCCTGCAGCATGGCCTGCTGAGCagactttgacgtgcgatcacgtgttgggccatcACGTTTGGCTTCATTCGCGTTGCGCGATGCTCCCTCCTAACGTGTTCCTTACTCCATGAGAAAATAGACACGCTGGCGCTGCTCCCATAGAGTTGTCTGTGGTTGCGCCGtagtcgctgcgcatgcgttagctgagattgattgattgaaagttTTATTAGAAGGGATGGCCCGTGGCCTAAGATAGGGCTGGGGGGTTAGGTGAAAGGAAGGATGCCTGCCTCCTTCGCAAAGGAGAGCAAAGCGTTGATTCTTCTGGTGGCATCTGCTTGAGGTGCGACCCAGTCTTCGTACGATGCCACCTTTAGAGGTCGGGTGTGCTTGTCCCTAAGGGTGGCTGTGGCAGGACAGGACCAGATCATATGTTTAAGATCGACGTTGATCGCAGAAGAagttagctgagagaaggtgaggcTATGAGGTGAGGAAGGAGAACGATTGTACCATTGTACTTTAACAAATgtaaccaatgcctcctttactagatgccagccgcgttgctcgctttcccattgcggcggcggttcccttagttgaagttagttcagcataaattccgtgaggcagcgctcgttgccttttcaacttccggcggatgtggcagcggcggctgaatgctccgccggcgctttaaaaaaatgcgcgggcgtctgttagcgagcgttatcgcgggcctccgagatagcaacagacgccatggtaatctcagaggccgcagcacgtgatctaggttgcagacgtccgccacaagtggcgctcgttgccttttcgcggaggagagaaaagggagagggccaggaaccgagtttacggacaacgcggctggcatcataacatcactgtttttttttcctgtttttttttttttttgcaatagctACTGAACTCTGGCGATATGGCTCGAATCTCGTTCGCGCGCGCACAGTAGGCATGATCTTGtagctcgctttttgttttttgcgcaTGTTTAGAATCTTGAAGTTGGGGACACTGCAGTGGGCCAGGGCAATGCCTCCTTTGGCCAGGGCTTGCCGACATATCCTCTTGAGTCCTGGCTATGGGGAATTGTCCAATATTTTGGACAACACGTCGTCGTCTGCTCCGAACGCAGCG encodes the following:
- the DENR gene encoding density-regulated protein: MSEGGTQALPTGPLPGVSYPIEVIYCGECSMPLEYCEYYPDSQKCKEWLQKNLPEEFERRLNLSDAPQTGAGGDEEKKRQKRGGKGMVKAKKRVEKDKRICLSRASRGKKKFVTVVTGLSTFDIDLKDASKFFSHKFSCGSSVTGDDEIVIQGDVKDDIFDVITEKWPEIDEDLIEDLGDQSR